The proteins below are encoded in one region of Purpureocillium takamizusanense chromosome 11, complete sequence:
- a CDS encoding uncharacterized protein (COG:S~EggNog:ENOG503P4RI~TransMembrane:5 (i120-137o188-209i221-245o251-270i282-302o)), which translates to MATTARPHHRASSVASSTSSDKLPPLAPVTPSYVAAAAVASSPIPASATSPSLRDTHTTAATTTTLPGQPQHQQRQQQRHQQQQHQQQQPNSAPPPSVHPSILQPRVAVVLNVPPPWHPWLFALRLCSILPALWWGLPCALELLLRLLPNNGPGRAPRGGGAAARPLAAAGVLDDGDGMGPFALTEGALATIWCFACGYLSFFFTDCLMSRWLINYTPQATIVRLLTINAVNAYLTLSVLSLTGGFHDQRLLLPGWIGIATTLTVCYHITHQKINIRKETSTSVNVFSIASYITMVTLLVHMHSYLVDYPTMPFVARGRQLLNDGWGAWARVKGAIERSEL; encoded by the exons atggcgacgacggcccgcccTCACCACAGGGCCTCGTCCGTtgcctcgtccacgtcgtccGACAAGctcccccccctcgcccccgtcACGCCGTCCtatgtcgccgccgccgccgtagcgTCCTCTCCGATCCCCGCCTCTGCGacctccccttccctccGAGATACACatacgacggcggcgacgacgacgaccttaCCCGGGCAACCTCAGCATcagcaacgacaacaacaacgacaccaacagcagcaacatcaacaacaacaaccaaactccgcccccccgccgtccgtccacccGTCCATCCTCCagccccgcgtcgccgtcgtcctcaaCGTGCCCCCGCCATGGCACCCGTGGCTCTTCGCCCTGCGCCTGTGCTCCATCCTGCCCGCGCTGTGGTGGGGGCTGCCCTGCGCccttgagctgctcctccgcctgcTGCCCAACAACGGGCCCGGGCGtgccccccgcggcggcggcgctgctgcgaggccgctcgccgccgccggcgtcctcgacgacggtgacggcatGGGGCCCTTTGCCCTCACCGAGGGGGCGCTCGCGACGATatgg TGCTTTGCGTGCGGGTAtctctccttcttcttcaccgaCTGCCTTATGTCGAGATG GCTCATCAACTACACCCCGCAAGCCACCATCGTCCGCCTCCTCACCATAAACGCCGTCAACGCCTACCTCACCCTCTCCGTCCTCTCCCTCACGGGCGGCTTCCACGaccagcgcctcctcctccccggctGGATCGGCATCGCAACC ACCCTCACCGTGTGCTATCACATCACGCACCAAAAGATCAACATCCGCAAGGAGACGTCCACCTCGGTCAACGTCTTCTCTATAGCCAGCTACATCACCATGGTCACGCTGCTCGTCCACATGCACTCGTACCTCGTCGACTACCCCACCATGCCCTTTGTCGCGCGCGGGAGGCAGCTGCTCAACGACGGCTGGGGCGCGTGGGCGAGGGTCAAGGGCGCCATTGAGCGCTCCGAGCTGTAG
- the RIM9 gene encoding regulator of ime2 (EggNog:ENOG503NVK9~SECRETED:SignalP(1-27~SECRETED:cutsite=VIS-IP~SECRETED:prob=0.4678)~COG:S~TransMembrane:3 (n10-23c27/28o86-109i121-147o153-175i)), with product MGMLRPATPLSVLLFAAFVLLLLSVISIPVTQFVPLGKFKDVTFGVFGYCRDGGKCSPIGIGYDTGKLLDNEKQAFDLPTSVRDTLSAVLIVHPIAAALTLAMFVMAVVSHLHAPSHSARYLLVLFILMLITFLVTLLAFLVDVLLFIPHMAWGSYVVLAATILIALSAVVSCAMRRTVVGRKARQKRIAENAEMSGENYYNREGQSKPSPTTAAEPTMPMVSGGNSGPADSLPTFATFESRKEDQVSDERIPLTQRSPTQTSPTAFHSEMANAGEVAAYNAARRTPSRDPYGNPNGPPDAHGVPRMPSADRMNRGGDMGGAGGYRGRGGGYGRGAFDPYGAATRSRGGYGPPPRGGPRGGRGYGPPPRGGYGPRGDGRSPPPLNGQGQYYRQQTDTMDNGWAAPSNASAPSLNSGNTSYAPYNPGAGDLPRAESPPPLLGASNARGMDRPVEMDSTPLAPPNAYGQYGGSIRDSDTDVAGMVGLQQGRPPNRHDTILSEGSKYSTDDAYVPPRAAWAGNNGRTSPRAASPGGSHLRGAAELSGRNTPPVNAPHNANYYEDVDPRFAAPTRPNNAPPPPAEHDYDDVRAAAGGSRSPAESERSNFTSISQRGVNPRWNPNHPPMPQQRRPVPQHQQRQDMLLNNPDFQLPGNRARAGSRGAGPGMIPGSAYPTGAM from the exons ATGGGGATGCTacggccggccacgccgtTGTCGGTCTTGCTCTTCGCGGCCTTTGTCCTGCTTCTCCTCTCCGTCATCTCCATCCCGGTTACCCAATTCGTCCCGCTGGGCAAGTTCAAAGATGTCACCTTTGGCGTCTTTGGTTACTGCAGGGATGGCGGCAAGTGTAGTCCCATCGGTATAGGATACGACACTG GGAAACTCCTCGACAATGAGAAGCAGGCCTTTGACTTGCCGACCAGCGTCCGGGATACGCTGTCGGCGGTCCTGATTGTACATCccatcgccgcggccctgACGCTCGCCATGttcgtcatggccgtcgtctcccatTTGCACGCGCCGTCTCATTCGGCGAGAtacctcctcgtcctcttcatcctcatGCTCATCACTTTCCTCGTCACCCTGCTTGCCTTCTTGGTCGATGTGCTCCTCTTCATCCCCCACATGGCCTGGGGCTCATACGTGGTTCTGGCTGCCACGATCCTAATTGCTTTGAGTGCCGTCGTCTCTTGCGCCATGCGCAGGACGGTTGTCGGCAGAAAGGCGCGGCAGAAGCGCATTGCCGAAAACGCAGAAATGAGCGGGGAAAATTATTACAACAGAGAGGGACAGTCGAAGCCTTctcccaccaccgctgccgaGCCTACCATGCCCATGGTGAGCGGAGGAAACTCTGGACCTGCCGACAGCCTGCCTACGTTCGCGACGTTTGAGAGCCGGAAGGAGGATCAAGTTAGCGACGAGCGAATCCCCCTGACCCAACGAAGCCCCAcgcagacgtcgccgaccgcCTTTCACAGCGAAATGGCCAACGCCGGAGAGGTGGCCGCTTACAACGCCGCGAGACGAACCCCTTCGCGAGATCCTTACGGCAACCCCAATGGACCACCCGATGCGCACGGTGTGCCTCGTATGCCATCCGCCGATCGCATGAATCGCGGGGgcgacatgggcggcgccgggggctATAGAGGCCGTGGTGGAGGGTACGGCCGTGGCGCGTTCGACCCTTACGGCGCTGCGACGCGAAGCCGCGGAGGCTACGGGCCTCCACCCagaggcggcccgcgcggTGGACGCGGGtacgggccgccgccgcgaggcggCTACGGACCGAGAGGAGATGGTCGtagcccgccgccattgaATGGACAGGGCCAGTACTACAGGCAACAGACGGACACCATGGACAATGGCTGGGCCGCGCCCAGCAATGCCTCTGCGCCCAGTCTCAACAGTGGCAACACTAGCTATGCGCCTTACAACCCTGGCGCGGGTGACTTGCCCAGGGCAGAATCGCCACCACCTCTGCTCGGCGCCTCTAACGCGCGAGGCATGGACCGGCCGGTCGAGATGGATTCGACGCCCCTTGCGCCGCCCAACGCATATGGCCAGTACGGCGGGAGCATTCGTGACAGCGACACAGACGTCGCCGGCATGGTTGGGCTGCAGCAAGGCCGCCCTCCGAACCGCCATGACACCATCTTGAGCGAGGGAAGCAAGTACAGCACGGACGA CGCCTACGTTCCGCCACGAGCCGCTTGGGCCGGCAACAATGGCCGTACATCGCCTCGGGCCGCCTCACCAGGTGGCTCGCATCTTCGGGGGGCTGCCGAGCTCTCTGGGCGGAACACGCCCCCCGTGAACGCGCCGCATAACGCCAACTACTACGAGGACGTGGACCCCCGATTCGCGGCCCCGACACGGCCGAAcaatgcgccgccgccgccagccgaGCACGACTACGATGacgtccgcgccgcggctggTGGGTCACGAAGCCCTGCAGAGTCTGAGCGGTCCAACTTCACATCCATCTCGCAGCGGGGGGTCAACCCGCGCTGGAACCCGAACCACCCACCGatgccgcagcagcgccgcccggtACCGCAACATCAGCAACGCCAAGACATGCTGCTGAACAACCCAGACTTCCAGCTGCCAGGGAAccgcgcgagggcgggcagcaggggAGCCGGGCCAGGCATGATTCCCGGCAGCGCCTATCCGACTGGTGCGATGTGA
- the SUI1 gene encoding Eukaryotic translation initiation factor eIF-1 (COG:J~EggNog:ENOG503P3DF), whose product MSIENLKTYDPFAEADEDTGETKQTQNYIHIRIQQRNGRKTLTTVQGLPKKFDQKKILKVIKKKFACNGTIVNDTEMGEVIQLQGDQRKDVQEFLVDKKEGLELDPKTIKVHGF is encoded by the exons ATGTCCATCGAAAATCTCAAGACCTACG ACCCCttcgccgaagccgacgaagACACCGGAGAAACCAAGCAGACGCAGAATTACATCCATATACGCATTCAGC AGCGTAATGGACGTAAAACTTTGACCACTGTCCAGGGTCTCCCAAAGAAATTCGACCAGAAGAAGATTCTCAAGGTCATCAAGAAGAAGTTTG CCTGCAATggcaccatcgtcaacgacaCCGAAATGGGCGAGGTGATCCAGCTCCAGGGAGACCAGCGCAAAGATGTCCAGGAATTTCTTGTCGACAAGAAGGAAGGCCTTGAGCTAGACCCCAAGACCATCAAGGTCCACGGTTTCTAA
- the TRM44 gene encoding tRNA(Ser) (uridine(44)-2'-O)-methyltransferase (EggNog:ENOG503NUA3~COG:S~BUSCO:EOG092614DJ), with translation MLFEPEELPPSTPPLFDDSAGDAWVPLYRHGCTFGPDLFVDKMMNMVRNPNLNSSWLFRADILYDDDDDDDDHDNRKNDDDNETAGGEAGQASAAAPIPRDINGFLRRRTLVRKLIPRNDRRDRPMEQTCTIHRSESPDGQHVRSLVLYMPHAASAAELPFYHPKVCGIAHLHEWEPARGLGSISTHFLPFRQGDLDNDQKLRRMAYHLLEILHKHGQGGASGYVKRVHHDVVIPQPKFQDRYTALKNKYARQLVDTWAESTDPGKHVFEDLGIAAFLIELWDVMYKDPAAFPGFVDIGCGNGLLVYILNKEGYAGWGFDARARKSWAQYCTETTAGGAPAGRSLEQRLLLPRVVPRCNDGAGADTTTTTTKQQLDIDADAIQDGTFPPGTFIVSNHADELTPWTPILGALSRCPFITIPCCSHSLTGERFRAPPPRDRSKPKSTYASLVDWVAHIAEDCGWDVETEHLRIPSTRNVCLLGRRRRSRRRAVVGDGGGDADHNDDDANDDDNDDDVDIDAVLHKYGGVEGYFANVAKLVKSGPRSH, from the coding sequence ATGCTCTTTGAgcccgaggagctgccgccgtccacgccgccgctcttcgaCGACTCGGCCGGCGATGCCTGGGTCCCGCTCTACCGCCATGGCTGCACCTTTGGGCCGGACCTGTTTGTCGACAAGATGATGAACATGGTCCGGAACCCCAACCTAAACTCTAGCTGGCTGTTCCGGGCCGACATTCTctacgatgacgacgacgacgacgacgatcacGACAACAGAAAAAATGACGATGACAACGAGACCGCCGGCGGTGAGGCGGGGCAGGCGAGTGCTGCCGCGCCCATCCCGCGAGACATCAATGGCTTCCTCCGGCGGCGGACCCTGGTTCGCAAGCTCATCCCGCGCAACGACCGCAGGGACCGGCCCATGGAGCAGACTTGCACGATTCACCGGTCAGAATCCCCTGACGGGCAGCACGTCCGCTCCTTGGTGCTCTACATGCCGCACGCTGCCTCCGCTGCCGAGCTCCCCTTCTACCACCCCAAGGTCTGCGGCATCGCCCACTTACACGAGTGGGAGCCGGCTCGGGGGCTGGGCTCGATATCGACGCACTTCCTGCCCTTCCGGCAAGGCGACCTGGACAACGACCAGAAGCTGCGGCGGATGGCCTACCACCTCCTCGAGATCCTCCACAAGCACGGCCAGGGTGGCGCCTCGGGCTACGTCAAGCGCGTGCACCACGATGTCGTCATCCCGCAGCCCAAGTTCCAGGACCGCTACACGGCGCTCAAGAACAAGTacgcgcgccagctcgtcgatACGTGGGCCGAGTCCACGGACCCTGGGAAACATGTCTTTGAGGacctcggcatcgccgcgtTTCTCATCGAGCTCTGGGATGTCATGTATAAGGACCCCGCCGCGTTccccggcttcgtcgacatCGGTTGCGGCAATGGCCTGCTTGTCTACATCCTCAACAAGGAGGGGTACGCCGGATGGGGCttcgacgcccgcgcgcgcaagtCCTGGGCGCAATACTGCAccgagacgacggcagggggcgcaccggccggccggtccctcgagcagcgtctCCTGCTACCCCGCGTGGTGCCCCGCTgcaacgacggcgcgggcgcggatacgacgacgacgacgacgaagcaaCAGCTCGAtatcgacgccgacgccatccagGACGGGACCTTCCCGCCGGGGACCTTCATCGTGTCCAaccacgccgacgagctgacgCCCTGGACCcccatcctcggcgccctgtCGCGCTGCCCCTTCATCACGATcccctgctgcagccacAGCCTCACCGGCGAGCGCTTccgcgcgcccccgccccgcgACAGGTCCAAGCCCAAGTCGACGTACGCCTCCCTCGTCGACTGGGTCGCGCACATCGCCGAGGACTGCGGCTGGGACGTGGAGACGGAGCACCTGCGCATCCCCAGCACCCGCAACGTGTGCCTGCTgggcaggaggagaaggagcagACGACGCGCCGTGGTGGgggacggtggcggcgacgctgaccataatgatgatgatgccaatgacgacgacaacgacgacgatgtggaCATTGATGCCGTGCTGCACAAGTATGGCGGCGTAGAGGGGTACTTTGCCAACGTGGCGAAGCTGGTCAAGTCTGGGCCGCGCAGCCattga
- a CDS encoding uncharacterized protein (COG:S~EggNog:ENOG503NWUW), giving the protein MSSMLRRRILGAAPALPACRVPRAFPPRRDVVAARPAITKRHVQSSGGPFKPLRPPSPDELGAPKAAKQYRRGRRWTRWAMITLAVGGTIYAVDRQVYASGFGRTLRTFGTTLLVAIDYKINFRPEPITAGSVPDLHTRNAERLFDLLRANGGLYLKIGQAIAMQSAVLPPEFQKMFSRMFDDAPQDEWKDVEKVIKQDFGKSVEEVFGVSFTGKPGMGVMERKARASASVAQVHWAKLPDGREVAIKIQKREIAKQIAWDLWAFRTVTWIYSKWFDLPFYSMVPYITERLELETDFEAEARNSETMRELVNSEKRLKGRVYIPTVYPEFTTRRVLTTEWIEGVRLWDKKGMTSKWLGGHGKGSPGAQSPLPAIDMDATRQQIRTKPSQEKIKPEREEWKGTRGRGGLGLSTKEVMTTMIDLFSAQIFKWGVVHCDPHPGNIFVRRLPNGRAELVLIDHGLYVYMSQKFRHQYGMFWKALMTFDNETIVKVTEAWGIKGADLFASATLMRPYEGGDSSTSDFMKDLDGTTSKERHYEMQERMKQGIRDMLSDEDKWPKELIFIGRNMRIVQGNNQYLGSPVNRVKMMGEWASRSLFEDPNLPLRQRLQNAWRHVLFKAVLTATDVAFYFFKVRQWLGIGGGMEDEMEKRMKDVAQDYGIELQHEVFEG; this is encoded by the exons ATGTCCAGCAtgctccgtcgccgcatACTGGGCGCGGCCCCCGCGCTGCCAGCCTGTCGCGTGCCTCGAGCCTTTCCCCCTCGGcgtgatgtcgtcgccgcccgtcccgccATCACGAAGCGCCACGTCCAGTCGTCGGGCGGCCCGTTCaagccgctgcggccgccctcTCCCGACGAGCTCGGAGCTCCAAAGGCCGCCAAGCAGTACCGCCGGGGCAGGAGATGGACGCGCTGGGCCATGATCACTCTCGCGGTCGGCGGCACCATCTACGCTGTGGACCGCCAGGTCTACGCCTCGGGCTTCGGCCGTACCCTCCGCACCTTCGGCACgacgctcctcgtcgccatcgactACAAGATCAACTTCCGCCCGGAGCCGATCACGGCCGGCTCAGTCCCCGACCTACACACCCGCAACGCCGAGCGCCTCTTCGACCTGTTGCGTGCCAACGGCGGCCTATACCTGAAGATCGGGCAGGCCATCGCGATGCAGAGCGCCGTCCTGCCGCCCGAGTTTCAAAAGATGTTCAGCCGCATGTttgacgacgcgccgcaggACGAGTGGAAGGACGTCGAAAAGGTCATCAAGCAGGATTTTGGCAAGAGCGTAGAGGAGGTGTTTGGCGTCAGCTTCACCGGTAAGCCGGGCATGGGCGTCATGGAGCGCAaggcgagggccagcgcAAGCGTCGCGCAGGTTCACTGGGCCAAGCTGCCCGACGGACGTGAGGTGGCCATCAAGATCCAGAAGCGCGAGATTGCCAAGCAGATTGCCTGGGACCTGTGGGCGTTCAG GACCGTGACGTGGATCTACTCAAAGTGGTTTGACCTGCCCTTCTACAGCATGGTCCCCTACATCACCGAGCGGCTCGAGCTCGAAACGGACTTtgaggccgaggcgaggaATTCGGAGACGATGCGGGAACTGGTCAACTCGGAGAAGCGCCTCAAAGGCCGCGTGTACATCCCGACAGTGTACCCAGAGTTCACAACGAGGCGGGTCCTCACAACCGAGTGGATAGAGGGCGTCAGGCTCTGGGATAAGAAGGGGATGACGTCGAAATGgcttggcggccacggcaaggGATCGCCAGGCGCGCAAAGTCCGCTGCCGGCCATCGACATGGACGCTACCCGACAGCAGATTCGCACCAAGCCCTCCCAGGAGAAGATCAAGCCGGAGCGCGAGGAGTGGAAGGGAAcacgcggccgtggcggcctcggcctctcgACAAAGGAGGTCATGACCACCATGATTGATCTCTTCTCGGCGCAAATCTTCAAGTGGGGAGTCGTCCACTGCGATCCCCATCCCGGAAATATCTTTGTTCGACGGTTGCCGAATGGCAGGGCGGAGTTGGTGCTCATCGACCACGGCCTGTACGTGTACATGTCGCAAAAGTTCCGCCACCAGTACGGCATGTTCTGGAAGGCGCTCATGACGTTTGACAACGAGACCATTGTCAAGGTGACGGAGGCGTGGGGCATCAAGGGCGCCGACCTCTTTGCCAGCGCGACGCTGATGCGCCCCtacgagggcggcgactcgtcgacctcggaCTTTATGAAGGATCTGGACGGCACGACGTCGAAGGAGCGGCACTACGAGATGCAGGAGCGGATGAAGCAAGGCATCCGCGATATGCTCTCAGACGAGGACAAGTGGCCCAAGGAGCTCATTTTCATCGGGCGCAACATGCGCATCGTGCAGGGCAACAACCAGTACCTGGGCTCCCCCGTCAACCGGGTCAAGATGATGGGCGAGTGGGCGAGCCGCAGCCTGTTCGAGGATCCGAAcctgccgctgcggcagcggctgcagAATGCGTGGCGGCACGTGCTGTTCAAGGCGGTgctgacggcgacggacgtGGCCTTTTACTTCTTCAAGGTGCGGCAGTGGCTGGGCATCGGGGGCGGCATGGAggacgagatggagaagCGCATGAAGGACGTGGCGCAGGACTATGGCATtgagctgcagcacgaggTGTTTGAAGGGTAG
- a CDS encoding uncharacterized protein (EggNog:ENOG503PF3A), which translates to MAVMPLPANNNASSSSSPTPASAASTPAPQQPTYTTAGTIYNPNSSQPLQPPARRGRSTKWNVGVNQTELCLFPKAVLAGLTMKAVANGRASTGMQQYAPLQQNSDRAVSPLSTSEHGSMGIALPSQTPRLNTGNHSTTQTHSLAQKENVNASETTKERLDNTVDGDGNGLVGSTTEQHAEEADDDHAGPPAHLLSMSINGLKSLASYPNPCQKDAQKLLKPTVDLAAPKALTAPVLGFPAAGTQKVPPKDEVTGVRGPPGLTLLRPSHIDGVSNVTATQNKLFPISMTRSPSPASGLENVMTPPSSASASSTRSGPAPLTAGPPGQRQYRPLAYDSMVKTFQSGLETMEQPLEYVEGTGNSNNASAGAEMVDSGLGANIPRAYSLPETFTTASLIQTPPPSSEAVCSDEPSEPKKKSLLAELVETSEPDGSPVRNNTGISAYVDGPAWDQGYDYAAYYAQARQRYGGGYYLSSVDASGQRGSIWNDSQLRTERGWYAGSHLLGKTMEEIVAEENYRKRRCVFGAIGDGRPKPSGKKEYPRISIEEANSITTPEHAEPLLRMMYGSLLQAVEEGKLGTEFYKWAEEQDKKYDGKVSVGKTAAKEHIEVEAE; encoded by the coding sequence ATGGCAGTCATGCCCTTGCCTGCAAATAACAacgcttcgtcgtcgtcgtcgcctacGCCCGCGTCTgctgcgtcgacgcccgcgcctcaGCAGCCGACCTACACGACCGCTGGCACCATATACAACCCAAACTCGTCCCAGCCGCTCCAGCCACCTGCACGTCGCGGACGCTCCACCAAGTGGAACGTTGGCGTTAACCAAACGGAGCTTTGCCTCTTCCCCaaggccgtcctcgccggaCTGACCATGAAGGCGGTTGCCAACGGACGCGCCTCCACTGGCATGCAGCAGTATGCTCCGCTGCAGCAGAACTCGGACCGTGCCGTCAGTCCTCTGAGCACCTCCGAGCATGGCTCCATGGGCATCGCTCTGCCTTCTCAGACTCCACGCCTGAATACCGGCAACCATTCCACCACTCAGACGCACTCTCTTGCACAAAAGGAGAATGTCAACGCTTCCGAGACGACCAAGGAGCGTCTGGACAATaccgtcgatggcgacggtaACGGTTTGGTTGGATCCACTACCGAGCAGCATGCAgaagaggccgacgatgaccaTGCTGGCCCCCCCGCCCATCTACTCAGCATGAGCATCAACGGGCTGAAGAGCCTGGCATCGTACCCGAACCCGTGCCAGAAGGATGCCCAGAAGCTTCTCAAGCCAACTGTTGATTTGGCCGCTCCAAAGGCCTTGACCGCTCCTGTCCTGGGTTTCCCTGCCGCAGGCACTCAGAAGGTGCCGCCCAAGGACGAGGTGACGGGTGTTCGAGGACCTCCGGGACTCACTCTGCTGCGCCCCTCGCACATTGATGGTGTCAGCAATGTTACTGCTACGCAGAACAAGCTGTTTCCAATTTCGATGACTCGGTCCCCTAGCCCGGCATCGGGTCTCGAGAATgtcatgacgccgccgtcgtctgcctcAGCGTCTAGCACACGCTCTGGCCCGGCTCCCTTGACTGCCGGACCACCTGGCCAGCGACAATATCGCCCACTCGCCTACGACTCCATGGTGAAGACGTTCCAGTCTGGTCTCGAGACGATGGAACAGCCTCTGGAGTACGTGGAAGGAACTGGCAATTCCAACAACGCCAGCGCCGGAGCGGAGATGGTGGACAGCGGCCTCGGAGCCAATATCCCCCGAGCCTACTCTCTCCCTGAGACCTTTACTACGGCGTCGCTGATCCAgacgcctcctccctcttctGAGGCCGTTTGTTCAGACGAGCCATCTGagccaaagaagaagagccttCTCGCTGAGCTCGTGGAGACCTCGGAGCCTGATGGCTCCCCCGTTCGCAACAACACCGGCATTTCTGCCTATGTTGACGGGCCCGCTTGGGACCAGGGCTATGACTATGCCGCATACTACGCGCAGGCCCGTCAGAGATATGGCGGTGGCTACTACTTGAGCAGTGTGGATGCCTCGGGCCAGCGCGGCTCCATCTGGAACGATAGCCAGCTGCGGACCGAGCGTGGCTGGTACGCCGGCTCCCACCTTCTCGGCAAGACAATGGAGGAGATTGTTGCTGAGGAAAATTATCGCAAGCGACGCTGCGTGTTTGGCGCAATCGGGGATGGGCGCCCCAAACCCTCGGGCAAGAAGGAATACCCCCGCATCTCGATTGAGGAGGCAAACAGCATCACGACACCCGAGCACgcggagccgctgctgcgcatgATGTACGGTTCCCTGCTCCaggcggtcgaggagggGAAGCTCGGCACGGAATTCTACAAGTGGGCTGAGGAACAAGACAAGAAGTATGATGGGAAGGTGAGCGTTGGAAAGACTGCCGCGAAGGAGCATATCGAGGTGGAAGCAGAGTGA